One Asterias rubens chromosome 1, eAstRub1.3, whole genome shotgun sequence genomic region harbors:
- the LOC117298201 gene encoding transcriptional regulatory protein AlgP-like: MMESLHVRNSTLPEMFTALFCNPPRLNSRSVSQPASQSASQPVSRTVSQPASQPVSQSASQPVCKPASKPASQPVANSAGRPASKPASQSGSQAASQPASQPVGKSAGLSASQLASQSASRPVGQSVSQPASRPVSQSVSQPTSRPVSQSVSLPTSQPVSQSASQPVYQPANKPASQPVAQSAGRPASQPSSQSASQPASQSASQSTSRPVTRPANQSASQPCPQSPLNHGGNILQFMSSMAFL, encoded by the exons ATGATGGAAAGTCTACATGTACGTAACTCAACCCTTCCTGAGATGTTTACAGCCCTGTTCTGCAATCCTCCCCGACTTAATTCAAGATCAG tcagccagccagccagccagtcAGCCAGTCAGCCAGTCAGCCGGACTGTCAGCCAGCCAGCTAGCCAGCCAGTCAGCCAGTCGGCCAGTCAGCCAGTCTGTAAGCCAGCCAGCAAGCCAGCCAGTCAACCAGTCGCCAATTCAGCCGGCCGGCCAGCCAGTAAGCCAGCCAGCCAGTCAGGCAGCCAggcagccagccagccagccagccagccagtcGGCAAGTCAGCCGGACTGTCAGCCAGCCAGCTAGCCAGCCAGTCAGCCAGTCGGCCAGTCGGCCAGTCTgtcagccagccagccagccggCCAGTCAGCCAGTCTGTCAGCCAACCAACAAGCCGGCCAGTCAGCCAGTCTGTCAGCCTGCCAACAAGCCAGCCAGTCAGCCAGTCGGCCAGTCAGCCAGTCTATCAGCCAGCCAACAAGCCAGCCAGTCAGCCAGTCGCCCAGTCAGCCGGCcggccagccagccagccatcCAGCCagtcagccagccagccagccagccagtcAGCCAGCCAGTCAACCAGTCGCCCAGTCACGCGGCCGGCCAACCagtcagccagccagcca TGTCCACAGTCTCCactcaaccatggaggtaacaTCTTACAGTTCATGTCGTCCATGGCATTTCTCTAA